GCGAAGTCGCGCCCCGATCGAAACATGCGGCCCTCTCAGGTCCCACGCTCGCACCCGAGGTTGCACGCGGAATTCCGACCGCGTGCGTCGCCGCCAGCGGCGACCTGGAAACGGCCCAGACCGTGCAGAAGCTCTTTCATCGCCCGACGTTCCGCGTCTATACGAGCGCCGACGTGGCTGGAGTCGAGCTGGGCGGCGCGCTCAAGAACGTTATCGCCATCGCGGCCGGCATGTGCGACGGCCTGGGCTTCGGCGACAATTCCAAAGCGGCGCTGATCACGCGAGCCATCGCCGAGATTCGCCGCCTCGGCGTGGCCTGCGGCGCGCAGCCGGAAACTTTTTCCGGGTTGAGCGGCCTGGGGGATCTGGCGGTGACGTGTTTCTCCAGGCTGAGCCGGAACCGCGGCCTGGGCGAGCTTCTGGCGCGCGGCGAAAAACTTCACGATCTCCTCAGCAAAATGGTGACGGTCGCCGAAGGAGTGCCCACGGCGCAATCCGCCTTCCAACTCGCGCGCAAACTTCAAGTCGTCACCCCGATCATTGACCAGGTGTACGCCATGCTTTACGAAGGCAAGAACGTCGCGGAAGCCGTTCGAGACCTCACGAGGCGCGATTCGAAGGCGGAGGATTGAGGGAATTCAAAACGTAAGCCTTTAGGCGTTTGTTCGATGGCATTGGCTCGGCCGGAGCCTCGCCCCACCTCAACTGAAGGGTTACTTGAACCCGCGTCTTGGCTTGTCAAGTTACCGGCTTTGGCGTAATGCCTCCGTCATGCAGCGACCAAATCTTCTCACCAAGGTATGCGGTGTCTTGACGCTCACGGCGGTCTTCTTCTTGCAGCCTGGATTCTTTGTCTCGGCCCAAGAGCAGCCGGCGGAAAAGGACAAACCCGAAGCCAAGGCCGACGAAAAGAAACCCGATGCCAGCTCGGCCAAGAAGCCCAAGTTCAAGAAGTATGACGAAGTGATCACGAAGGAAGCGGTCACAAAGACCGGGTTGTTCCGCGTGCATCGCATCGAGGAAAGCCTCTTTTACGAAATCCCGACCGATGCGCTCGACACCGACATGCTCTGGGTGGTTCAGATTTCCGAAACCACGGCCGGCAGTTCGTATGCCGGGATGCCCGCCGGGGATCGCGTGGTTCGTTGGGAGCAACGCGGCGATCAGGTCCTCTTGCGGGACGTGCGTTACAGCATCCGCGCGGAGACCGGCGACCCCATCGCGGCGGCGGTCAAAGCCTCCAACCTGGCTCCCATCATCCGCGTCTTCGAGGTCAAGGCTTATGGCAAAGACAAAGCGCCGGTGATCGACGTGACCGATCTGTTCAAGAAGGACGTTCCGGAGTTCAGCGCGCGACGCTCTCTCAGTGCGGGCGCAATGGACAGCGCCCGTTCCTTTATCGAAGAATTCAAGGTCTTTCCGAGAAACGTGAATGTCCGCGTGCTGGCGAGTTATGCGCCAGGCCGTGCGACCGGACCCGGCGGCGGCGGTCCGCCGGGCGATGACACGCCGCGTTCCAGCGGGATCACGGCCGTCGTCCACCACAGTATGGTGAAGCTGCCCGAAGTTCCCATGAAACCCCGGCGCCACGATTCGCGCGTCGGGTTCTTCAGCGTGAGCTTCACCGATTACGCCGACGGCACGACACACGAGGCGGAAACAGTTCGCTACATCACGCGCTGGCGCCTGGAAAAGAAGAATCCGGAAGCGGCGATCTCAGAGCCCGTCAAGCCGATCGTGTTCTATGTCGGGCGGGAAGTTCCGGAGAAATGGAAATCGCACGTCAAAGCCGGGATCGAGGACTGGCGGCCCGCCTTTGAGGCGGCAGGCTTCACCAACGCGATCCTTGGGAAACTGCCGCCCGACCCTCGCGACGATCCGGATTGGGACGCGGAAGACGCGCGGATTTCCAGCATTCGCTGGCTGCCTTCGAGTGTTGAAAACGCCTTCGGCCCGCACGTGCATGATCCGAGAACCGGCGAGATTTTGGAAGCGGACGTGCGGATGTACCACAACGTGCAGAAGTTGGTTCGCGATTGGTATTTCGTCCAGGCGTCCCCGTCCGATCCGCGGGCTCAGGCTTTTCCGTTGCCGGACGACTTGATGGGTGAGCTGATCCGTTTTGTCGTCGCCCACGAAGTCGGGCATTCGCTGGGTTTCCCCCACAACATGAAGGCCTCATCGAGTTACAGCATCGAACAGCTTCGCAGTCCGGAGTGGACTCGGAAAAACGGGACGGCTCCCTCGGTCATGGATTATGCCCGGTTCAATTACGTGGCGCAGCCCGGCGACGGCGCGGCGTTGCTGCCGAAGGTCGGGCCGTACGATCATTTCGCCGTGAACTGGGGCTACCGCCAGTTCTCCAAGGGTACGGACGAAAAGAAGGAGCTGGAGAAAATCGTGAAGGTTCAAAAGGACCAGCCCATCTACCGATTCGGCGATCCAAATGCCTTCGTGGATTCGACGCAGCAAACCGAGGATCTCGGATCGAATGCCGTCGAAGCCACACAGCTCGGCTTGAAAAACCTGGAGCGCGTCGCCGGGTATTTGATCCAGGCCACGAGCAAAGAAGGAAAGGACTATTCGTTGCTCGCCAACGCTTACGACCAACTGCTGGCGCAGTGGAACCGCGAGATGGGCCACGTCGTGAACGTCGTGGGCGGCGTGCAGGAAGTGAATCTGTATTTTGGAGACGCGGACCGGCGCTTCTTTCCTAATGCCGCGGAGTACCAAGACAAGGCTGTGACGTTTCTGTTGGAGAATGCTCTCAGCACACCCACAAACTTGATCCGCGACGACATTGTTGCCCGATTGACGCCGGACGGCACCGCGCAACGCGTGCTCAACGCTCAGAGCCAGGTGCTGAGAAATTTGACCTCCGCGTCGCGAGTCAATCGCCTGGCCGAGGTCGAGCAAACCAAGGGCAATACCGCTTACTCCCCGGCCAAACTTTTTCTCGACCTCCGAAGCGGGCTGTTCCGTGAACTCGCCGCGAAGCCCGTTGCCATCGACCTGTATCGGCGCAACCTGCAGCGTTCGTATATCGACCTGCTCTCGGCCAACATCAAAACGCCGGCCGCAAACTCGGACCTTCCGGCCTACTCGCGCGCGGAACTGCAGAGCATCCGCGAGACGATTCAGAAAGCGGATGGCTCAGGCGCAAGCACGGTCGTGCAAGCGCATCTGAAGGACTTGCTGTCGCGCATCGAGAAGGCGCTCGATCCCCGCACGCCTTAGAGCCTGTCCGAAAATTGCGCGGGGTCCTGCGGCGAGGGATTTTGGCTGTGGCCAAGGCGGCGAGGTCCGAACATCCCCAACGCGGGCTGTAAGGACCGAGCCAACGCAGGCCACGGACAAAAGACCCGCCGCCCGGAGGGTTTTCGCGCCAAAGGCCGCCTGGCTTCGTTGCTCCTCAGTCGAAGATCCAGGGAGGATATTCTCCTTCGTCGCGCCTCGCCATCCGGCCTTTGGCGCGAAAACAGGACCCCGCGGAATTTTCGGACACGCTCTTAGAGCCTGTCCCAAAAATGGGTGGCGCGGGCAACCTGCCCGCCCCGGTCGGCACCTTGCATACCGGAACAGCAACGGATGCCGTCATGGAGCCAGCGCTGGCGTTGGCGATCAACGCCGCACCCGTTCCATCCGGCAAGTTGCCGCATGGAACAGGCTGATAGCCGACTGATAGCCTGTGCTACCCAAAACG
This genomic interval from Verrucomicrobiota bacterium contains the following:
- a CDS encoding NAD(P)-dependent glycerol-3-phosphate dehydrogenase, which codes for MKVTVLGAGAWGTALARLLSQGQHALTLWGHDAAHLEEMKRSGRNARYLPDIPLPDDWRIEKEISPAIADAECVVVAVPSQAFREATRGLASYPGIVVSVTKGIEHDTGLTMCGILGEVAPRSKHAALSGPTLAPEVARGIPTACVAASGDLETAQTVQKLFHRPTFRVYTSADVAGVELGGALKNVIAIAAGMCDGLGFGDNSKAALITRAIAEIRRLGVACGAQPETFSGLSGLGDLAVTCFSRLSRNRGLGELLARGEKLHDLLSKMVTVAEGVPTAQSAFQLARKLQVVTPIIDQVYAMLYEGKNVAEAVRDLTRRDSKAED
- a CDS encoding zinc-dependent metalloprotease, yielding MQRPNLLTKVCGVLTLTAVFFLQPGFFVSAQEQPAEKDKPEAKADEKKPDASSAKKPKFKKYDEVITKEAVTKTGLFRVHRIEESLFYEIPTDALDTDMLWVVQISETTAGSSYAGMPAGDRVVRWEQRGDQVLLRDVRYSIRAETGDPIAAAVKASNLAPIIRVFEVKAYGKDKAPVIDVTDLFKKDVPEFSARRSLSAGAMDSARSFIEEFKVFPRNVNVRVLASYAPGRATGPGGGGPPGDDTPRSSGITAVVHHSMVKLPEVPMKPRRHDSRVGFFSVSFTDYADGTTHEAETVRYITRWRLEKKNPEAAISEPVKPIVFYVGREVPEKWKSHVKAGIEDWRPAFEAAGFTNAILGKLPPDPRDDPDWDAEDARISSIRWLPSSVENAFGPHVHDPRTGEILEADVRMYHNVQKLVRDWYFVQASPSDPRAQAFPLPDDLMGELIRFVVAHEVGHSLGFPHNMKASSSYSIEQLRSPEWTRKNGTAPSVMDYARFNYVAQPGDGAALLPKVGPYDHFAVNWGYRQFSKGTDEKKELEKIVKVQKDQPIYRFGDPNAFVDSTQQTEDLGSNAVEATQLGLKNLERVAGYLIQATSKEGKDYSLLANAYDQLLAQWNREMGHVVNVVGGVQEVNLYFGDADRRFFPNAAEYQDKAVTFLLENALSTPTNLIRDDIVARLTPDGTAQRVLNAQSQVLRNLTSASRVNRLAEVEQTKGNTAYSPAKLFLDLRSGLFRELAAKPVAIDLYRRNLQRSYIDLLSANIKTPAANSDLPAYSRAELQSIRETIQKADGSGASTVVQAHLKDLLSRIEKALDPRTP